A stretch of the Argentina anserina chromosome 6, drPotAnse1.1, whole genome shotgun sequence genome encodes the following:
- the LOC126797755 gene encoding splicing factor U2af small subunit B-like, producing the protein MAEHLASIFGTEKDRVNCPFYFKIGACRHGDRCSRLHTKPSISPTLLLSNMYQRPDMLTNPGVDPQGQALDPRKIQDNFEDFYEDLFEELSKYGQIESLNICDNLADHMVGNVYVQFREEEHAAAALQNLTGRFYAGRPIIVDFSPVTDFREATCRQYEENVCNRGGYCNFMHLKKISRELRRRLFGRSRRRRSRSRSRSHSPQKHQRGGYQERPHGGRGFGRRGADDERDRFNDKSRRPRSRSPGGRRGRSRSPVGRRNRSPPARESSAERRAKIEAWNREKEHVDSGDKHDNNNNNGDNNDGEWNGDNNSDQYYDPQQQHQQQ; encoded by the exons ATGGCGGAGCACTTAGCATCGATCTTCGGGACCGAGAAGGACCGGGTGAACTGCCCTTTCTACTTCAAGATCGGCGCGTGCAGACACGGCGACCGCTGCTCTCGTCTTCACACGAAGCCGAGCATCAGCCCCACTCTGCTCCTCTCAAACATGTACCAGCGCCCCGATATGCTCACCAACCCCGGCGTCGACCCTCAGGGCCAGGCCCTCGATCCTCGCAAGATCCAAGACAACTTCGAG GATTTCTATGAGGATCTATTTGAGGAGCTGAGCAAGTATGGGCAGATCGAGAGCTTGAATATCTGTGACAATTTGGCTGACCACATG GTTGGGAATGTGTATGTTCAGTTCAGGGAGGAAGAGCATGCTGCCGCAGCGCTTCAGAATCTTACTGGGAGGTTCTATGCAG GGCGCCCCATCATTGTTGACTTCTCACCAGTGACCGACTTCCGTGAAGCTACATGTAGGCAGTATGAAGAAAATGTATGCAATCGAGGTggctattgcaatttcatgcATTTGAAGAAGATTAGCAG gGAATTGAGGAGGCGATTATTCGGAAGAAGCAGGCGAAGGCGGAGCCGCAGTCGCAGCAGAAGCCATAGTCCTCAAAAGCATCAGCGTGGTGGTTATCAGGAGCGTCCACATGGTGGTCGTGGTTTTGGCAGAAGAGGAGCAGATGATGAGAGAGATCGTTTTAATGATAAAAGCAGGAGGCCTAGAAGCCGTAGTCCTGGAGGACGTAGAGGAAGAAGTAGAAGCCCTGTGGGGAGAAGGAACAGGAGTCCTCCAGCCAGGGAAAGCAGCGCTGAAAGAAGGGCCAAGATTGAGGCATGGAACAGGGAAAAGGAACATGTTGATTCTGGAGATAAGCATgataacaataataataatggcGACAATAATGATGGTGAGTGGAATGGTGATAATAATAGTGATCAGTACTACGATCCTCAGCAGCAGCATCAACAGCAGTAG
- the LOC126797761 gene encoding histone deacetylase HDT1: MANKMSFWGVEVKSGESVVVEPGMTFVHLSQACLDEVKKGKGSDPISLFVKIGDKKLVIGHLNTEKIPQLYMDIVFDKKFVLSHNGKSGSIHFQGYIANKGAFGTAEPKVSIEEAKKDIKSEKKVSSSDDDDESEDEEFDQVKSVKDGSEEDDESSDDDDDDSEDEDDDSEEEHEETPDKVDGSKKRAAESSKTPVQKKAKFVTPEKTGGKQGAVHTATPYPSKQAVKKTANSDQAKQQTSNPSGSGAFRCNPCNRSFNSDGALQSHTKAKHGAAK; encoded by the exons ATGGCCAACAAGATGAGCTTCTGGG GTGTCGAGGTAAAGAGTGGGGAGTCTGTTGTTGTTGAACCTGGTATGACCTTTGTCCATCTTTCAcag GCCTGTCTGGATGAGGTCAAGAAAGGCAAGGGAAGTGATCCTATCTCACTCTTTGTGAAAATTGGCGATAAGAAGCTTGTTATTGGACATCTTAATACCGAGAAAATACCTCAATTATATATGGATATTGTGTTTGATAAGAAATTTGTTCTATCCCATAATGGGAAAAGTGGGAGCATCCACTTCCAGGGCTATATTGCTAACAAAGG GGCTTTTGGTACTG CTGAACCGAAGGTGAGTATTGAGGAAGCTAAGAAAGATATCAAATCCGAAAAGAAGGTATCTagtagtgatgatgatgatgagtctGAAGATGAAGAGTTTGATCAG GTCAAGAGTGTGAAAGATGGCagtgaagaagatgatgaaagtagtgatgatgatgatgatgattctgaagatgaagatgatgacaGCGAAGAAGAGCATGAAGAGACTCCAGATAAG GTTGATGGGAGTAAAAAACGTGCAGCTGAGAGTAGTAAAACACCTGTTCAAAAGAAGGCAAAGTTTGTTACTCCTGAAAAAACTG GTGGCAAGCAAGGAGCTGTCCACACAGCAACTCCTTACCCTTCAAAACAGGCTGTGAAAAAAACTGCTAATTCTGACCAGGCAAAGCAGCAGACCTCAAACCCAAGTGGCAGCGGTGCATTCCGTTGCAATCCCTGCAACAG GTCATTTAACTCGGATGGTGCGCTGCAGAGTCATACAAAGGCAAAACACGGAGCTGCAAAGTGA
- the LOC126797762 gene encoding protein CDI, whose translation MSSEGKVHPASSNGDLTKKPFKIFVGYDPREDLAYEVCCHSILKRSSIPVEIVPIKQSELRKNSLYWRERGQFESTEFSFTRFLTPHLANYDGWAMFVDCDFLYLADIKELTDLIEDKYAIMCVQHDYAPKETTKMDGAVQTVYPRKNWSSMVLYNCGHPKNKVLTPEVVNKETGAFLHRFQWLEDDEIGSIPFVWNFLEGHNQVVEKDPTTFPKSIHYTRGGPWFEAWKHCEFADLWLKEMEEYNQEAQKKV comes from the coding sequence ATGAGTAGTgaagggaaggttcatccagCGAGTTCCAATGGAGATTTGACCAAGAAGCCCTTCAAGATCTTTGTGGGTTATGATCCACGTGAAGATCTCGCATATGAGGTCTGTTGCCACTCAATTTTGAAGCGATCTTCAATCCCTGTTGAGATTGTGCCGATCAAACAATCGGAGCTGAGGAAGAACAGCCTCTACTGGCGCGAAAGAGGGCAGTTTGAGAGTACTGAGTTTTCTTTCACTCGGTTCTTGACTCCACATTTGGCCAACTATGATGGTTGGGCAATGTTTGTGGACTGTGATTTTCTTTACCTTGCTGACATTAAGGAACTCACGGATTTGATTGAGGATAAGTATGCTATTATGTGTGTTCAACATGATTATGCACCAAAGGAGACAACAAAGATGGATGGAGCTGTGCAAACTGTGTACCCGAGGAAGAACTGGTCTTCCATGGTCTTGTATAACTGTGGTCATCCCAAGAACAAGGTACTGACGCCCGAGGTTGTGAATAAGGAAACAGGCGCTTTCCTTCATAGGTTTCAGTGGCTCGAGGATGACGAAATTGGATCAATCCCATTTGTTTGGAACTTCCTTGAGGGACATAACCAGGTTGTTGAAAAGGATCCCACAACTTTTCCCAAGTCTATTCACTATACTCGTGGAGGACCATGGTTTGAGGCTTGGAAGCATTGCGAGTTCGCAGACCTATggttgaaggagatggaggagTACAACCAGGAAGCACAGAAGAAAGTTTGA